A window of the Hordeum vulgare subsp. vulgare chromosome 5H, MorexV3_pseudomolecules_assembly, whole genome shotgun sequence genome harbors these coding sequences:
- the LOC123398909 gene encoding uncharacterized protein LOC123398909, translating to MDPSGSSSRHGRLLISPSVSTPAFSSTRAPSSSPSPHHDRRNSTSSPKPLLPFPIPASRPRPPGPAAAGPAASLPGFAHNARVAAALAPAAAFLLDLGGAPVLAVLALGLAAAYALDALRLRQGAFFTVWAALLAADVAFFFSASLSSAAAASLPLTVLALLLCAETSFLIGVWASLQFRWIQLENPTIVAALERLLFACVPVAAPAVFTWAVVSAVGMANASYYLATFAMVFYWLFSVPRTSSFKSRKQDAPLQDSDGILGPLESCVHALYLLFVPVLFHAAANHTTLFASWANVCDLLLLFFVPFLFLLYASTRGSLWWITRDTRTMDQIRMANGLVALVIVVLCLEVRVVFHTFGRYIHAPPPLNYLLVTVTMLGGALGLAAHAAGKVGDAVSSVAFMGLAVLVSGAGAVVIGFPLVFLPLPMMSGYYVARFFTKKSLSSYFTFVGITSLMVLWFVVHNYWDLNIWVAGMPLKSFTKYIVAAVIMAMAVPGLALLPAKLRFLVELGLIGHALLLCYIENRLFNYAAMYYFGFEDDIIYPSYMVLITTFFGLALVRRLSVDQRVGPKAAWILTCLYSSKLSMLFITSRSVVWVSAVLLLAVTPPVLLYRDKSKGGAPRMKIWQAYFHASVVAFSAWLCRETVFEALQWWNGRPPSDGLLLGSYILLSGVACIPIVALHFPHAQSAKRVLVLVVATGLLFVIMQPPVKLSWVYRSELIRAAHSSDDDTSIYGLVASKPTWPSWLLIATVVLTLAAATSIIPVKYIVELRALYAVGVGITLGIYISVQYFFQAVVLYPLLVATIVCAAVFIVFTHLPSESSTRVLPWVFSLLVALFPVTYLLEGQLRANSFADEDEAEKFTNMLAIEGARMSLLGLYAAIFMIIALEIKFELALLLHDKTTDVTHGVSGGRGSAFPPKARLLQQRRSHAAPTFTIKRLAAEAAWMPAIGNLSTVLCFIICLVLNVTLTGGSNRAIFFLAPILLLLNQDSDIVAGFGDRQRYFPVTISISGYLLLASLYKIYEEAWPGAGSGGWALDIGGSVWLYAVKNVALLVLTLPNHILFNRFMWDYVRQTDSKLLLTLPLNLPSIIMTDVLSVRVLGLLGAIYSLAQYLISRRIRIAGMKYI from the coding sequence atggatcCCTCTGGATCCAGCTCGCGCCACGGGCGCCTCCTCATCTCGCCGTCGGTCTCCACCCCGGCCTTCTCCTCCACCCGCGCCCCGTCCTCGTCCCCCTCGCCGCACCACGACCGCCGcaactccacctcctcccccaagcCGCTCCTCCCCTTCCCCATCCCCGCCTCCAGGCCGCGCCCGCCCGGCCCCGCCGCGGCCGGCCCGGCCGCCTCGCTCCCTGGCTTCGCGCACAACGCGCGCGTCGCGGCGGCGCTCGCGCCCGCCGCGGCCTTCCTCCTCGACCTCGGCGGGGCCCCCGTCCTCGCCGTCCTCGCCCTCGGTCTCGCCGCCGCCTACGCCCTCGACGCGCTGCGGCTCCGCCAGGGCGCCTTCTTCACGGTCTGGGCCGCGCTGCTCGCCGCCGAcgtcgccttcttcttctcggcctccctctcgtccgccgccgccgcctcgcttcCCCTCACCGTCCTCGCGCTGCTCCTCTGCGCCGAGACCTCCTTCCTCATCGGCGTCTGGGCCTCGCTCCAGTtccgctggatccagcttgagaaCCCCACCATCGTCGCCGCGCTCGAGCGGCTCCTCTTCGCGTGCGTGCCCGTCGCCGcgcccgccgtcttcacatgggcCGTCGTGTCCGCAGTCGGCATGGCCAACGCTTCCTACTACCTGGCCACATTTGCCATGGTCTTCTATTGGCTCTTCTCCGTGCCCCGCACCTCCAGCTTCAAGAGCCGGAAACAGGACGCTCCGTTGCAGGACAGCGATGGCATTCTTGGCCCCCTGGAGAGCTGCGTGCATGCCTTGTATCTCTTGTTTGTGCCGGTGCTGTTCCATGCCGCAGCCAACCACACCACACTCTTCGCGTCATGGGCCAATGTTTGTGATCTTCTGCTGCTCTTCTTCGTGCCATTCTTGTTCCTGCTCTATGCGTCCACTCGCGGGTCGCTGTGGTGGATTACCAGGGATACGCGCACAATGGATCAGATAAGGATGGCGAATGGCTTGGTTGCACTTGTTATAGTGGTGCTCTGCCTAGAGGTTCGGGTTGTATTCCACACCTTTGGAAGGTACATTCATGCTCCCCCGCCACTGAATTACCTGCTTGTGACTGTCACGATGCTTGGTGGTGCTTTGGGTCTGGCTGCGCATGCCGCTGGCAAGGTTGGAGATGCAGTTAGCTCGGTGGCGTTTATGGGGTTGGCAGTGCTTGTCAGTGGAGCAGGTGCCGTAGTCATTGGTTTTCCGCTTGTCTTCCTTCCACTCCCAATGATGTCTGGTTATTACGTGGCAAGGTTCTTTACTAAGAAAAGCCTGTCATCATACTTCACCTTTGTGGGAATAACAAGCTTGATGGTCCTTTGGTTTGTGGTGCATAACTATTGGGATCTAAATATTTGGGTTGCCGGCATGCCACTGAAATCGTTTACCAAGTACATTGTTGCAGCTGTAATCATGGCAATGGCTGTTCCTGGTCTGGCACTTCTCCCTGCAAAACTGCGCTTTCTTGTGGAACTTGGTCTTATTGGTCACGCACTGTTGTTATGCTACATCGAGAACCGACTCTTCAACTATGCTGCCATGTACTACTTTGGGTTTGAGGATGATATCATTTATCCAAGTTATATGGTTTTGATCACAACGTTTTTTGGATTGGCTCTTGTAAGAAGATTATCTGTTGACCAGAGAGTTGGGCCCAAAGCTGCTTGGATCTTGACTTGTCTCTATTCTTCAAAATTATCTATGTTGTTTATCACATCAAGATCGGTGGTATGGGTTTCAGCTGTTCTGCTACTTGCTGTCACACCCCCTGTACTTCTTTACAGGGACAAGTCCAAAGGGGGGGCTCCAAGGATGAAGATCTGGCAAGCTTATTTCCATGCATCTGTAGTAGCCTTTTCTGCGTGGCTCTGTCGGGAAACAGTTTTCGAAGCTTTACAGTGGTGGAATGGAAGGCCTCCTTCAGATGGTCTGCTTTTGGGGTCATATATTTTGTTGTCTGGTGTTGCTTGCATCCCAATAGTGGCTCTCCATTTCCCTCATGCTCAGTCAGCAAAGAGGGTCCTGGTGCTTGTTGTGGCCACAGGGCTTCTTTTCGTTATTATGCAGCCTCCTGTTAAACTGTCATGGGTATACCGGTCGGAGCTGATCAGAGCAGCGCATTCATCTGATGACGACACttcaatatatggtttggtagcaTCTAAACCCACATGGCCATCATGGCTGCTCATAGCAACAGTGGTACTTACATTAGCAGCTGCTACTTCTATCATCCCAGTGAAGTATATTGTTGAGTTGAGGGCTTTGTATGCAGTGGGAGTTGGAATTACACTAGGCATCTACATATCTGTCCAGTACTTCTTCCAAGCAGTTGTTCTGTATCCTCTTCTTGTTGCGACAATTGTCTGTGCTGCAGTCTTTATAGTATTCACGCACCTCCCGTCTGAGTCCAGCACAAGGGTTTTGCCATGGGTGTTTTCTTTGTTAGTAGCTTTGTTCCCAGTCACCTACCTGCTGGAAGGACAGTTAAGGGCCAACAGTTTTGCAGATGAGGATGAAgcagagaagttcaccaacatgtTGGCTATAGAAGGGGCCAGAATGTCGCTTTTGGGTCTCTATGCTGctatattcatgatcattgcacTAGAAATCAAGTTTGAACTGGCTTTGCTGTTGCATGATAAAACCACAGATGTTACACATGGTGTATCCGGTGGTCGGGGCTCTGCATTTCCACCCAAAGCACGGCTACTGCAGCAACGGAGATCTCATGCTGCACCAACTTTCACCATCAAGAGATTGGCAGCTGAAGCAGCTTGGATGCCTGCGATCGGCAACTTATCTACGGTTTTGTGCTTCATCATCTGCCTTGTTCTCAACGTAACACTTACCGGTGGCTCGAACCGTGCTATTTTCTTCCTAGCGCCCATCCTTCTACTTTTGAACCAGGATTCAGACATCGTTGCAGGATTCGGTGACAGACAGCGTTACTTCCCTGTGACAATTTCTATTTCTGGGTATTTGCTATTGGCATCATTGTATAAGATATATGAGGAGGCTTGGCCTGGCGCTGGCAGTGGAGGATGGGCTCTTGATATCGGGGGCTCAGTTTGGCTCTATGCTGTGAAAAATGTTGCTCTTCTCGTGCTCACGCTACCCAATCACATACTCTTCAATCGGTTCATGTGGGACTATGTCAGGCAGACCGACTCGAAGCTACTTCTGACACTGCCTCTCAACCTGCCATCGATTATAATGACAGATGTACTTTCTGTGCGGGTTTTAGGGCTGTTGGGAGCTATCTATTCTCTAGCACAGTACCTGATATCAAGGCGGATAAGAATTGCTGGGATGAAATATATTTGA